Part of the Candidatus Methylomirabilota bacterium genome is shown below.
AGGAGGACTTCATGAACAGGCGCATGTTCCTTGCCGGGATGGGTGCGGTCGGCGCTGGCCTCGTCAGCCGGCCGCTCACAGGTCGCGCGGCCAGCGGGCCCATCCGCATCGGGTTCTTCGGACCCCTCACGGGCAACTTCTCCCAGACGGGCAAGGACATGACGGACGGCTTCAACCTTTTCTGGGAAGAGGTCGGCTACAAGGTGGCGGGCCGCGAGGTCAAGGTGTTCGTGGAGGACTCCGATCCCGAGCCGGCGGGCGCCATCACCAAGGTCCGCCGCCTGGTCGAGCAGGAGCAGGTGCACACGATCGCGGGCGGACTCCTGGCCGCCACCGGCTACGCCATCGCTCCGTACCTCGAGCAGAACAAGCTCCCGTCCATCTATCCCGTGATGGCGCCCGACGACATCACCCAGCGCAAGCCGAGCCGGTGGATCGTGCGCACGTCCGCGACCAGTAGCCAGCTCACCTTTCCGCTCGGGGACTATGCCTACAAGCAGCTGAACCTGCGCCGGGTGGCCACCATCAGCATGGACTACGCCTTCGGCTGGGAGTCCAACGCGGGATTCCAGCGCGTGTTCGAGGATCTGGGCGGGAAGGTCGTGCAGAGAATCTGGACGCCGTTGACCGCCCAGGACTACGCCCCCTACCTGACCTCACTGAAGAAGGACGTGGACGGCGTGTACGCCTGCCACACGGGCGGCCTCTCCCCGCGCTTCGTCAAGGCCTGGAGCGACTTCGGCTTGAAGGGAAAGATCGCGCTGGTGGGCGTGGGCACCCTCACCGACGAGAACATCCTCAAGGCCATGGGCGACGAGGCGCTGGGTGTCATCACCTCGCTGCTCTACAGCTCCGCCCTGGACAACCCGGGCAACAAGAAGTTCTCGGCCGCGTACGAGAAGCGCTACAACCGCACCACGTCGCTCTATTCCGCCGAGGGCTACACGGGGGCGCGCTTCTACTACAACGCCCTGCGGGCCATCAACGGGGAGGCCGAGGACAAGGAGAAGTTCATGGCCGCCCTCCGGAAGGTGGAGATCAACGATGACGCGCGCGGTCCCATGAAAATGGACGATCTGGGCAACCCCATCCAGAACATGTACATCCGGAAGGTCGAGCGGGTGGGCGGCCAGCTCCAGAACACCGTCATCCACACCTACCCGAACGTGTCGCAGTTCTGGACGTACAACAAGGCCGAGTATCTGAAGGCACCGCCGTACGACCGGAACACCCCAGCCTGCAAGTTCTGCGAATGACTTTCATCCCTCTCCCCCATCGGGGGAGAGGGATGCGCCGGACAGCCCGCTAGGAGAGTTTGTACAACCGGGCGCAGTTGTCCCAGAGGATCTTGGCCTTGGTCTTGTCGCTGACGCCTTCGAGGCGGGTGAACTCCTCGATGGCCACAGGGAAGAGCCCATCCGAGTGCGGGTAGTCGGTGGAGACGACGATGTTGTCGTCGCCGATCGCCTCCACCACCTGGCGGAGTGGCTTCTCGTCGGAATCGGTGGCGATATAGCACTGGCGGAAGAAGTACTGACTCGGGAGCTGCGAGATCTGGATCTCCGAGCCCGGGCCGAACTTCTCCCAGGCCTCGTCGAGCCGCCAGAGATACCAGGGCAGCCAGCCGCACGTGCCCTCGAGGAAGGCGCAGCGGAGCCCCGGATGGCGCTCGAGCACGCCGCCCGCGGCCATGCTGCCAAACGCCATCATCAGCTCGATCGGGTTCCGGCCCGCCACACCGATGACGCGGCCGTTCGGGGTATCCAGATACCGGCGGGCGATGTCGTCCCGGAGCGAGGACTGCCCGGTCGGGTGAAAGCCCACGGGCACGCCGAGCTCCTCTATCGCGCTCCACAGCGGCTCGAAAGCCGGATCGTGGATGTGGCGACCGTTGATGGGGTTGGGATTGCCGATCACCGCAATGGCGCCCAGCTCGCGGACGGCTCGCTTGGCCTCGGCAATCGCTCCCGGGATGTCGTGGAAGGCGAGCTGGGCGGCGAACTTGAGCCGGCCCGGATTGATGGCGCAGAAATCCCGCGTCCAGTTGTTGTGCGCGCGCGCGAGGGCGGCTGCCACCTGCGGGTCGAGATCGTCGTGCATCAGGACCTGGCGGCCGCGCGTGCCGTAGATCACGGCGACGTCGATGCCCTCGATGTCC
Proteins encoded:
- a CDS encoding ABC transporter substrate-binding protein, coding for EDFMNRRMFLAGMGAVGAGLVSRPLTGRAASGPIRIGFFGPLTGNFSQTGKDMTDGFNLFWEEVGYKVAGREVKVFVEDSDPEPAGAITKVRRLVEQEQVHTIAGGLLAATGYAIAPYLEQNKLPSIYPVMAPDDITQRKPSRWIVRTSATSSQLTFPLGDYAYKQLNLRRVATISMDYAFGWESNAGFQRVFEDLGGKVVQRIWTPLTAQDYAPYLTSLKKDVDGVYACHTGGLSPRFVKAWSDFGLKGKIALVGVGTLTDENILKAMGDEALGVITSLLYSSALDNPGNKKFSAAYEKRYNRTTSLYSAEGYTGARFYYNALRAINGEAEDKEKFMAALRKVEINDDARGPMKMDDLGNPIQNMYIRKVERVGGQLQNTVIHTYPNVSQFWTYNKAEYLKAPPYDRNTPACKFCE
- a CDS encoding amidohydrolase family protein, with product MKHGFRVLDSDLHTMEPDGLWEQYLDEPFKKFAPRFTRRAEGATNQPMISVGSVEIAEMSKRARTAVVGKSLQERAFARHPHYALAHSRGYDAETHLQAMDIEGIDVAVIYGTRGRQVLMHDDLDPQVAAALARAHNNWTRDFCAINPGRLKFAAQLAFHDIPGAIAEAKRAVRELGAIAVIGNPNPINGRHIHDPAFEPLWSAIEELGVPVGFHPTGQSSLRDDIARRYLDTPNGRVIGVAGRNPIELMMAFGSMAAGGVLERHPGLRCAFLEGTCGWLPWYLWRLDEAWEKFGPGSEIQISQLPSQYFFRQCYIATDSDEKPLRQVVEAIGDDNIVVSTDYPHSDGLFPVAIEEFTRLEGVSDKTKAKILWDNCARLYKLS